CCAGCAACCGCTTGATGCGTTCGAGCGGTTGCTCATGATCCTGCACGGGTGAACGGGAGGCTTCCCAGAAGTTCAGCGAACTTGAACTGACCCCCGTCAAGTAGACAGTACAAAAAAATAAAAATCGGTTAAGCGGCCTTGGTCCTGAATTCCATGGGACTGAGGCCGTTTAGTTTTGCCTGTAATCGCTCGTTATTGTAAAAACGG
Above is a window of Paenibacillus thermoaerophilus DNA encoding:
- a CDS encoding IS3 family transposase, translating into RFYNNERLQAKLNGLSPMEFRTKAA